A DNA window from Tachysurus vachellii isolate PV-2020 chromosome 20, HZAU_Pvac_v1, whole genome shotgun sequence contains the following coding sequences:
- the ywhah gene encoding 14-3-3 protein eta, which produces MADREQLIQRARLAEQAERYDDMAAAMKLVTELNEPLSNEDRNLLSVAYKNVVGARRSSWRVTSSIEQKTAAQDGGEKKLELVRAYRETIEKELEGVCQDVLSLLDSYLIKSCDESQLESKVFYLKMKGDYQRYLAEVGTGEKRASAVAASEAAYKEAFDIAKNMAPTHPIRLGLALNFSVFYYEIQNAPEQACQLAKEAFDEAIGHLDNLNEDSYKDSTLIMQLLRDNLTLWTSDQQDSEGGEANN; this is translated from the exons ATGGCAGACAGGGAGCAGCTCATCCAGAGGGCTCGGCTGGCCGAACAGGCGGAACGTTACGATGACATGGCCGCCGCCATGAAGCTG GTGACGGAGTTGAATGAGCCGCTGTCAAACGAGGACCGCAACCTGCTGTCAGTGGCGTATAAGAACGTGGTGGGCGCTCGACGCTCGTCATGGCGCGTCACCTCCAGCATCGAACAGAAGACGGCAGCACAGGACGGTGGCGAGAAGAAGCTGGAGCTTGTTCGCGCCTACCGTGAAACCATTGAGAAGGAGCTGGAGGGAGTGTGCCAGGATGTCCTGTCACTGCTCGACAGCTACCTCATCAAGAGCTGTGATGAGAGCCAACTGGAGAGCAAAGTCTTCTACCTGAAGATGAAGGGTGACTATCAACGCTACCTGGCTGAGGTGGGCACCGGAGAGAAGCGCGCTTCTGCCGTCGCCGCCTCCGAGGCCGCCTACAAAGAGGCGTTCGACATTGCCAAAAACATGGCACCAACGCACCCCATCCGCCTCGGCCTGGCCCTCAACTTCTCTGTCTTCTACTATGAGATCCAGAACGCGCCTGAGCAGGCATGCCAGTTGGCCAAGGAGGCGTTTGATGAGGCCATCGGACACCTGGACAATCTGAACGAGGACTCGTACAAGGACTCCACGCTCATCATGCAGCTGCTCAGGGACAACCTGACCCTGTGGACCAGCGACCAGCAGGACAGTGAAGGAGGGGAGGCTAACAACTGA